The Pseudomonas sp. SCA2728.1_7 DNA segment GGTGTTGGAGGCCATGGCCTGCTGCACCAGTTGATCCAGCCGCGCATCTTTATACAGCCGCCACCAGTCCGCCGGCACCGGCGCCGAAACTACAGGTTTGCCGGCCACGGCCAGTTCACCCTGAAAATCCTTGCGCTGCACCGCCGCATCCTCAGGCACGTGATAGTCCGGCCCGACCATCTGACAGGCCGAGAGCATCACGCCCAACCCGGCGATCATCAGCGCCCTGCTCATTGCGCGGGCTCCTGCTTTTTATCGTCGATTTTTGCGTCATCGATAATGGATACCGTGGCAGTGCGCCCGGCGATCATGCGGAAGTCTTCCGGCACATCGTCAAAAGCAATCCGCACCGGAATCCGCTGCGCCAGCCGCACCCAGCTGAACGCCGGGTTGACGTTCGGCAACAGGTTGCTGCCGCTGGTACGGTCACGGTCTTCGATACCAGCGACGATGCTTTCGACATGCCCACGCAGTTTGGCGCGGTCGCCGATCACGCGGATATCCACCGACTGGCCAACATGAATGCCGTCGAGTTTGGTCTCTTCGAAATAGCCGTCGATGTGGAACGAGTTGCTGTCGACCACCGACAACACCGGGCGCCCGGCGGTAACGAATTCCTGTGGACGCGGCGCGCGGTCGTTGACGTAACCGTCCACCGGGCTGCGAATCACTGAGCGGTCGAGGTTGAGCTGAGCACTGTCCACGGTGACCATGGCTTCGGCCAGTGCCGATTGCGCGCGGGCAACCTTCGATTGGCTTTCTTCCAGCTGTTCGGCCGGCACCAGGTTGCCGAGGCCACGGTTACGTTTGGCTTCGCGCTGGGCCTGGGCGAGGGTTTCTTCGCGATCGGCGACAGCCGCTTTGGCCTGACGCAGGGCCAGTTTGAAGCGATCCTGGTCGATGCTGAACAGCACCTGGCCACGCTTGATCAACTGGTTGTCTTTCACTTCAACCTGTTGGATCAACCCGGAAACGTCCGGAGCGATCTGGATGATGTCGGCGCGAATGTGGCCGTCACGGGTCCACGGCGCAAACATGTAATACATCACCATGCGCCAGACGAGAACAACGGCAAAAGTCACGATCAGCAGGGTCAGTACCACGCGACCGATGGTCAAAAACGGTTTTTTCATGTCATCAGGTATCGACTGAGTGAGTCCACGCCGTACAGCAGTACCGCGTAGAGGGCCACGTTGAACAATGCCCGGTGCCAGACCAGACGGTAAAAGTGCACGCGCGTAAGCACGGCATGCACCAGCAAAAACAGCACATAAGTGATGCCCATCAACACCAGCAGGGTCGGCAGGAAAATGCCGCTGATGTCCAGATCACCGATCATAGGGGCGCTCCATCGGGCAGCGGTTCTTCGGAGTCGGCACTGGAGACGAATTCGACGCCGGGCAACAACGCCAGACGCAAACCGCTCAAGGCATGCAACAGGTTCAGACGGGTTTCATCGTCGCCGTGGCCATTGAGTGCGCGGCGAGTGCGATCGAGGGTCATCAATAACGGCGCTGGCGCCGGCAAGCGTTCGCCCGCCTTGAGGCAGGCGCGGAAATACTCGCCGACTTCACTGACCACTTGCTGCAACAGCGCGTTCGGCGCGCCGGTCACCCGTGGGGTGTAGGCGAGCAAATCGAGCAGGTTCAGGCCCACACGCACTTCGCGCATGGCAATGCCGGTGTCCTGGCCGGTGAGGGCCAGACGCGGCAGGTGCTGCATCAGTCGATCGAGCAACTGCACGCCCAATTTGCGGTGTTCGGCAAGGTTGGCCGGCTCGGTCATGTCGACGATGTCTTTCCAACTGAAGCGGGTCAGGCGTTTCGCCGCCAGTTCGGCACCGAACGGGCGTGCGACCAGCGTCCAGATAAACGCGAACAACAGCCCTAACGGACCCGCCAGGTTGGAGTTCACGAAGGCGAAAAAATCCGCATCGTAAGCGCCCTGAATGCTGATGAACGACGAGGTGTTGACCAGCGTCAGCAGCATGCCGAGGAAGAACCGCGGCTGTACCGTCAACGTGCCGACGCAGATGA contains these protein-coding regions:
- a CDS encoding DUF1656 domain-containing protein, whose protein sequence is MIGDLDISGIFLPTLLVLMGITYVLFLLVHAVLTRVHFYRLVWHRALFNVALYAVLLYGVDSLSRYLMT
- a CDS encoding HlyD family secretion protein, encoding MKKPFLTIGRVVLTLLIVTFAVVLVWRMVMYYMFAPWTRDGHIRADIIQIAPDVSGLIQQVEVKDNQLIKRGQVLFSIDQDRFKLALRQAKAAVADREETLAQAQREAKRNRGLGNLVPAEQLEESQSKVARAQSALAEAMVTVDSAQLNLDRSVIRSPVDGYVNDRAPRPQEFVTAGRPVLSVVDSNSFHIDGYFEETKLDGIHVGQSVDIRVIGDRAKLRGHVESIVAGIEDRDRTSGSNLLPNVNPAFSWVRLAQRIPVRIAFDDVPEDFRMIAGRTATVSIIDDAKIDDKKQEPAQ